A genomic region of Bombus pyrosoma isolate SC7728 linkage group LG6, ASM1482585v1, whole genome shotgun sequence contains the following coding sequences:
- the LOC122568263 gene encoding ATPase family AAA domain-containing protein 2-like isoform X6, which translates to MPTNVSFYITLVKIMSDDDAALDSMDTEEDIFSPRNRSLGSNARRVKSLRTLRSHSNSTSHISMNNLSVRRSTRHRMQTYDNLNTSWILGTQTLKGYPMFQQHGSSSDKEMVDEVPERKRDVRERMPLRSRENHPPNKNSRHIRERTEHDRQNNRELRGRGDRDLREKTEQDKDIRDLKDRQERERTDREHKDKMETRSKSNEEKDVRTRKSDSPSRLREGPATRLGGNLSEKDVKPKVERVEADEDSSQESEKAENNDNSENEDGYEDMYTRIKRTRRTAQRQLPRGKKLTVVDSDLSESSDSPGPRKYSLRQKKPAVDRFQANVEPVRRSIKALRSVLSNSMRRRKHRSKSTSSSDSSDSEPQRYDKKKSKKARQSAIPQGGPPDRKADINPITLDTNIRFNDVGGLESHIHCLKEMVVFPMMYPDVFERFHITPPKGVLFHGPPGTGKTLIARALANECSQGSRKMSFFMRKGADCLSKWVGESERQLRLLFEQAQQMKPSIIFFDEIDGLAPVRSTKQDQIHASIVSTLLALMDGLSDRGEVIVIGATNRIDAIDPALRRPGRFDRELFFPLPAMKERLEILKIHVSKWKNPPPDQLLEILAEKATGYCGSDLRALCTEAVLQGLRRTYPQIYITNNRLLLDPERIEVKKRDFLQASSILVPSSQRVSPCARRKLQLFMEPLLGPLLEELLNSIKGIFPQGVNSAMAKVKITKGIHRPRLLISGGNLSEGQGPHLAQALLYHMEHLPIQTLDVSTLFAESGRSPEETCVQVFNEAARNVPSIIYIRSIDQWWPLVPETVKAVFLCRIAALDPSLPILILATSDRTYQDLPTQLQSLFSELRSEVYSMKTPTAEQRSKFFRPIFMVQSLKPPKIKDDKVEVLEELPLAPDPLPKKLTEEEKKIIYEKEEVSLRELRIFLREICAKLARNRQFFMFTKPVDTEEVPDYNMIIKQPMDLETMMTKIDMHCYLCARDFLDDIDLICRNALEYNPDSLRDRPSLGILKRDPADKLIRHRACSLRDNAYALIKAELDSDFEDKCREISKNRKIIESTSNNEVENKNQSKAEQSTSGTERTDKKDTASPSHSLIVNGRRYNNSRKRRIPAWARGYVKKVHKKKKIAFDENVTVSDNKVCLTNETTSIDLEKFQEFETEANSVLNGHVPLFDNSDSENDSQNESSKDMQGIQSNNVSDQHIDEIENMDICFTEEEKNAENSASNSSSRRGSIDELSFAIESDSSPARFEENEKFVVDRNELENAWQTTVEITKDFPVEVLCDIYVQLSRCVGKYAQSYDRKSLPKELLKEVKRFEEFKTTYEKVHHVANQTDIL; encoded by the exons ATGCCAACCAATGTATCATTCTACATTACACTTGTcaag ATAATGTCAGATGATGATGCTGCATTGGACTCAATGGATACAGAAGAAGATATCTTTTCTCCAAGAAACCGTAGCCTGGGCTCTAATGCCAGAAGGGTTAAAAGTTTGCGTACTTTACGATCACATTCAAATTCTACTTCTCATATATCTATGAATAACTTAAGTGTGCGCCGTAGCACACGTCATAGAATGCAAACATATGATAATCTTAACACTAGCTGGATTTTAG GTACACAAACATTGAAAGGTTATCCTATGTTTCAACAACATGGTTCTTCATCTGATAAAGAAATGGTGGATGAAGTTCCTGAAAGAAAACGTGATGTTAGGGAGCGTATGCCTCTTAGATCACGTGAAAATCATCCTCCAAATAAAAACTCAAGACATATTAGAGAAAGAACAGAACATGACAGACAAAATAATAGAGAACTTAGAGGAAGAGGTGATCGTGATCTTAGAGAAAAAACAGAGCAAGATAAAGATATTAGAGATCTTAAGGATAGgcaagaaagggaaagaacaGACAGGGAACATAAAGATAAAATGGAAACCAGAAGTAAATCTAACGAGGAAAAGGATGTAAG AACAAGAAAATCTGATAGCCCAAGTAGACTTAGAGAAGGACCTGCTACAAGACTTGGTGGAAATTTAAGTGAAAAGGATGTGAAGCCTAAAGTAGAACGTGTTGAAGCTGATGAAGATAGCTCACAAGAAAGCGAAAAAGctgaaaataatgataattccGAAAATGAAGat GGCTATGAAGATATGTATACTCGTATTAAACGAACTAGAAGGACAGCACAACGGCAATTACCAAGGGGTAAGAAACTTACAG tggTAGATAGTGATTTAAGTGAATCTTCCGATTCCCCTGGTCCTAGAAAGTATAGTTTACGTCAGAAAAAACCAGCTGTAGATAGATTTCAAGCTAATGTAGAACCAGTTCGGCGATCTATAAAGGCACTTAGAAGTGTTCTTAGTAATTCCATGAGAAGGCGTAAACATAGAAGCAAAAGTACAAGCTCTAGTGATTCCAGTGATTCAGAACCTCAACGTTAtgataagaagaaaagtaaaaaagcaAG GCAATCAGCAATACCTCAAGGTGGACCACCTGATCGTAAAGCAGATATAAATCCAATTACTTTAGATACTAATATTAGATTCAATGATGTTGGAGGCTTAGAATCACATATTCACTGCCTTAAAGAAATGGTTGTTTTTCCTATGATGTATCCAGATGTTTTTGAACGTTTTCATATTACCCCACCAAAAGGAGTATTATTTCATGGTCCACCAG gAACTGGTAAGACGTTGATAGCTAGAGCATTGGCAAATGAATGTAGTCAAGGCAGTAGGAAAATGTCGTTCTTTATGAGAAAGGGCGCAGATTGTCTATCTAAGTGGGTCGGAGAATCCGAACGTCAGTTGCGATTGTTATTTGAGCAGGCTCAACAAATGAAACCGtccataatattttttgatgaAATAGATGGCCTTGCACCTGTTCGAAGTACGAAACAGGATCAAATCCATGCTAGTATTGTATCTACTCTTTTGGCGCTTATGGATGGCCTCAGTGATAGGGGAGAG GTAATAGTTATCGGAGCAACAAATAGAATAGATGCCATTGATCCAGCATTACGTAGGCCAGGTCGTTTCGATCgggaattattttttcctttaccTGCTATGAAAGAAAGACtagagatattaaaaattcacgttAGCAAGTGGAAAAATCCCCCACCTGATCAATTGTTAGAGATATTAGCTGAAAAAGCGACAGGTTATTGTGGCTCAGACTTGAGAGCCTTATGCACTGAAGCAGTTTTGCAAGGATTGCGAAGAACTTATccgcaaatatatataacaaataataggTTACTTTTAGATCCTGAACGAATCGAa gtGAAAAAACGGGATTTTTTACAAGCTAGTTCCATTCTTGTACCATCATCACAAAGAGTGTCACCATGTGctagaagaaaattacaacTTTTCATGGAACCCTTATTAGGACCTTTATTGGAAGAGTTACTTAACTCaataaaaggaatatttcCACAAGGAGTTAATTCTGCTATGGcaaa AGTGAAAATTACCAAAGGAATTCATCGTCCAAGACTGTTAATTTCCGGAGGAAATTTGTCTGAAGGTCAAGGACCACATTTAGCACAagcattattatatcatatggAACATCTACCAATTCAAACATTAGATGTTAGCACTCTTTTTGCAGAAAGTGGGCGATCGCCAGAAGAAACCTGCGTTCAG gtGTTTAACGAAGCTGCCAGGAATGTGCCGtccataatttatattcgGTCGATTGATCAGTGGTGGCCACTTGTACCTGAAACTGTAAAAGCAGTTTTTTTGTGTCGTATTGCAGCACTTGATCCTTCTTTGCCCATTTTAATTTTAGCCACAAGTGATAGAACATATCAGGATCTTCCTACTCAACTTCAAAGTCTGTTTAGCGAACTTCGTAGTGAAGTTTATTCTATGAAAACACCAACAGCAGAGCAAAGATCCAAATTCTTCCGACCTATTTTCATGGTTCAGAGCTTGAAACCAccgaaaataaaagatgacaAAGTAGAAGTTCTAGAGGAGCTTCCTTTAGCACCAGATCCTTTACCAAAGAAATTAacggaagaagagaagaaaataatatatgaaaaagaagaagtttcGTTAAGagaattaagaattttcttGAGAGAAATTTGTGCAAAACTTGCAAGAAATAGACA ATTTTTCATGTTTACAAAACCAGTAGATACGGAAGAAGTACCAGATTATAACATGATCATAAAACAACCTATGGATTTAGAAACCATGATGACAAAAATCGATATGCATTGTTACCTTTGTGCTCGAGATTTTCTTGATGATATCGATCTCATTTGTAGAAATGCTTTGGAATATAATCCTGACAG CTTACGTGATAGGCCTTCCCTTGGAATATTAAAGAG AGATCCAGCTGACAAATTGATAAGACACCGTGCATGCTCTCTTCGCGATAATGCATACGCATTAATAAAAGCAGAATTGGATTCTGACTTTGAGGATAAATGTCGTGAGATTTCgaagaatcgtaaaattattgaaagtaCGTCTAACAACGAGgtagaaaataagaatcaGTCAAAAGCAGAGCAATCCACGTCTGGAACCGAACGAACAGATAAAAAAGACACTGCGAGTCCTAGTCATTCCTTGATTGTAAATGGaagaagatataataattctagAAAACGTAGAATACCAGCTTGGGCACGGGGCTATGTAAAGAAAGTtcacaaaaagaagaaaatcgcaTTTGATGAAAATGTAACTGTATCTGATAACAAAGTATGTTTAACCAATGAAACAACAAGTatagatttagaaaaattccaagaatttGAAACTGAAGCAAACAGTGTTTTGAATGGTCATGTACCTCTGTTTGATAATTCTGATTCTGAAAACGATTCGCAAAATGAAAGTTCAAAAGACATGCAAGGAATTCAAAGCAATAATGTCAGTGATCAGCATattgatgaaattgaaaatatggaTATATGTTTTacggaagaagagaagaatgcGGAAAATAGTGCATCTAATTCATCGTCTAGACGGGGAAGTATAGATGAATTATCATTTGCTATTGAAAGTGATTCTAGTCCAGCCAGATttgaagaaaacgaaaagttTGTAGTAGATAGGAATGAATTGGAGAATGCATGGCAAACAACCGTTGAAATTACCAAGGATTTTCCTGTAGAAGTACTATGTGACATTTATGTGCAACTGAGTCGATGTGTAGGAAAATATGCTCAGAGCTACGATAGAAAATCACTGCCAaag GAGTTGCTCAAGGAAGTGAAAAGATTTGAAGAGTTCAAGACAACGTACGAGAAAGTTCATCATGTCGCTAATCAAACCGACATATTATAA
- the LOC122568263 gene encoding ATPase family AAA domain-containing protein 2-like isoform X8, whose product MPTNVSFYITLVKIMSDDDAALDSMDTEEDIFSPRNRSLGSNARRVKSLRTLRSHSNSTSHISMNNLSVRRSTRHRMQTYDNLNTSWILGTQTLKGYPMFQQHGSSSDKEMVDEVPERKRDVRERMPLRSRENHPPNKNSRHIRERTEHDRQNNRELRGRGDRDLREKTEQDKDIRDLKDRQERERTDREHKDKMETRSKSNEEKDVRTRKSDSPSRLREGPATRLGGNLSEKDVKPKVERVEADEDSSQESEKAENNDNSENEDGYEDMYTRIKRTRRTAQRQLPRGKKLTVVDSDLSESSDSPGPRKYSLRQKKPAVDRFQANVEPVRRSIKALRSVLSNSMRRRKHRSKSTSSSDSSDSEPQRYDKKKSKKARQSAIPQGGPPDRKADINPITLDTNIRFNDVGGLESHIHCLKEMVVFPMMYPDVFERFHITPPKGVLFHGPPGTGKTLIARALANECSQGSRKMSFFMRKGADCLSKWVGESERQLRLLFEQAQQMKPSIIFFDEIDGLAPVRSTKQDQIHASIVSTLLALMDGLSDRGEVIVIGATNRIDAIDPALRRPGRFDRELFFPLPAMKERLEILKIHVSKWKNPPPDQLLEILAEKATGYCGSDLRALCTEAVLQGLRRTYPQIYITNNRLLLDPERIEVKKRDFLQASSILVPSSQRVSPCARRKLQLFMEPLLGPLLEELLNSIKGIFPQGVNSAMAKVKITKGIHRPRLLISGGNLSEGQGPHLAQALLYHMEHLPIQTLDVSTLFAESGRSPEETCVQVFNEAARNVPSIIYIRSIDQWWPLVPETVKAVFLCRIAALDPSLPILILATSDRTYQDLPTQLQSLFSELRSEVYSMKTPTAEQRSKFFRPIFMVQSLKPPKIKDDKVEVLEELPLAPDPLPKKLTEEEKKIIYEKEEVSLRELRIFLREICAKLARNRQFFMFTKPVDTEEVPDYNMIIKQPMDLETMMTKIDMHCYLCARDFLDDIDLICRNALEYNPDRDPADKLIRHRACSLRDNAYALIKAELDSDFEDKCREISKNRKIIESTSNNEVENKNQSKAEQSTSGTERTDKKDTASPSHSLIVNGRRYNNSRKRRIPAWARGYVKKVHKKKKIAFDENVTVSDNKVCLTNETTSIDLEKFQEFETEANSVLNGHVPLFDNSDSENDSQNESSKDMQGIQSNNVSDQHIDEIENMDICFTEEEKNAENSASNSSSRRGSIDELSFAIESDSSPARFEENEKFVVDRNELENAWQTTVEITKDFPVEVLCDIYVQLSRCVGKYAQSYDRKSLPKELLKEVKRFEEFKTTYEKVHHVANQTDIL is encoded by the exons ATGCCAACCAATGTATCATTCTACATTACACTTGTcaag ATAATGTCAGATGATGATGCTGCATTGGACTCAATGGATACAGAAGAAGATATCTTTTCTCCAAGAAACCGTAGCCTGGGCTCTAATGCCAGAAGGGTTAAAAGTTTGCGTACTTTACGATCACATTCAAATTCTACTTCTCATATATCTATGAATAACTTAAGTGTGCGCCGTAGCACACGTCATAGAATGCAAACATATGATAATCTTAACACTAGCTGGATTTTAG GTACACAAACATTGAAAGGTTATCCTATGTTTCAACAACATGGTTCTTCATCTGATAAAGAAATGGTGGATGAAGTTCCTGAAAGAAAACGTGATGTTAGGGAGCGTATGCCTCTTAGATCACGTGAAAATCATCCTCCAAATAAAAACTCAAGACATATTAGAGAAAGAACAGAACATGACAGACAAAATAATAGAGAACTTAGAGGAAGAGGTGATCGTGATCTTAGAGAAAAAACAGAGCAAGATAAAGATATTAGAGATCTTAAGGATAGgcaagaaagggaaagaacaGACAGGGAACATAAAGATAAAATGGAAACCAGAAGTAAATCTAACGAGGAAAAGGATGTAAG AACAAGAAAATCTGATAGCCCAAGTAGACTTAGAGAAGGACCTGCTACAAGACTTGGTGGAAATTTAAGTGAAAAGGATGTGAAGCCTAAAGTAGAACGTGTTGAAGCTGATGAAGATAGCTCACAAGAAAGCGAAAAAGctgaaaataatgataattccGAAAATGAAGat GGCTATGAAGATATGTATACTCGTATTAAACGAACTAGAAGGACAGCACAACGGCAATTACCAAGGGGTAAGAAACTTACAG tggTAGATAGTGATTTAAGTGAATCTTCCGATTCCCCTGGTCCTAGAAAGTATAGTTTACGTCAGAAAAAACCAGCTGTAGATAGATTTCAAGCTAATGTAGAACCAGTTCGGCGATCTATAAAGGCACTTAGAAGTGTTCTTAGTAATTCCATGAGAAGGCGTAAACATAGAAGCAAAAGTACAAGCTCTAGTGATTCCAGTGATTCAGAACCTCAACGTTAtgataagaagaaaagtaaaaaagcaAG GCAATCAGCAATACCTCAAGGTGGACCACCTGATCGTAAAGCAGATATAAATCCAATTACTTTAGATACTAATATTAGATTCAATGATGTTGGAGGCTTAGAATCACATATTCACTGCCTTAAAGAAATGGTTGTTTTTCCTATGATGTATCCAGATGTTTTTGAACGTTTTCATATTACCCCACCAAAAGGAGTATTATTTCATGGTCCACCAG gAACTGGTAAGACGTTGATAGCTAGAGCATTGGCAAATGAATGTAGTCAAGGCAGTAGGAAAATGTCGTTCTTTATGAGAAAGGGCGCAGATTGTCTATCTAAGTGGGTCGGAGAATCCGAACGTCAGTTGCGATTGTTATTTGAGCAGGCTCAACAAATGAAACCGtccataatattttttgatgaAATAGATGGCCTTGCACCTGTTCGAAGTACGAAACAGGATCAAATCCATGCTAGTATTGTATCTACTCTTTTGGCGCTTATGGATGGCCTCAGTGATAGGGGAGAG GTAATAGTTATCGGAGCAACAAATAGAATAGATGCCATTGATCCAGCATTACGTAGGCCAGGTCGTTTCGATCgggaattattttttcctttaccTGCTATGAAAGAAAGACtagagatattaaaaattcacgttAGCAAGTGGAAAAATCCCCCACCTGATCAATTGTTAGAGATATTAGCTGAAAAAGCGACAGGTTATTGTGGCTCAGACTTGAGAGCCTTATGCACTGAAGCAGTTTTGCAAGGATTGCGAAGAACTTATccgcaaatatatataacaaataataggTTACTTTTAGATCCTGAACGAATCGAa gtGAAAAAACGGGATTTTTTACAAGCTAGTTCCATTCTTGTACCATCATCACAAAGAGTGTCACCATGTGctagaagaaaattacaacTTTTCATGGAACCCTTATTAGGACCTTTATTGGAAGAGTTACTTAACTCaataaaaggaatatttcCACAAGGAGTTAATTCTGCTATGGcaaa AGTGAAAATTACCAAAGGAATTCATCGTCCAAGACTGTTAATTTCCGGAGGAAATTTGTCTGAAGGTCAAGGACCACATTTAGCACAagcattattatatcatatggAACATCTACCAATTCAAACATTAGATGTTAGCACTCTTTTTGCAGAAAGTGGGCGATCGCCAGAAGAAACCTGCGTTCAG gtGTTTAACGAAGCTGCCAGGAATGTGCCGtccataatttatattcgGTCGATTGATCAGTGGTGGCCACTTGTACCTGAAACTGTAAAAGCAGTTTTTTTGTGTCGTATTGCAGCACTTGATCCTTCTTTGCCCATTTTAATTTTAGCCACAAGTGATAGAACATATCAGGATCTTCCTACTCAACTTCAAAGTCTGTTTAGCGAACTTCGTAGTGAAGTTTATTCTATGAAAACACCAACAGCAGAGCAAAGATCCAAATTCTTCCGACCTATTTTCATGGTTCAGAGCTTGAAACCAccgaaaataaaagatgacaAAGTAGAAGTTCTAGAGGAGCTTCCTTTAGCACCAGATCCTTTACCAAAGAAATTAacggaagaagagaagaaaataatatatgaaaaagaagaagtttcGTTAAGagaattaagaattttcttGAGAGAAATTTGTGCAAAACTTGCAAGAAATAGACA ATTTTTCATGTTTACAAAACCAGTAGATACGGAAGAAGTACCAGATTATAACATGATCATAAAACAACCTATGGATTTAGAAACCATGATGACAAAAATCGATATGCATTGTTACCTTTGTGCTCGAGATTTTCTTGATGATATCGATCTCATTTGTAGAAATGCTTTGGAATATAATCCTGACAG AGATCCAGCTGACAAATTGATAAGACACCGTGCATGCTCTCTTCGCGATAATGCATACGCATTAATAAAAGCAGAATTGGATTCTGACTTTGAGGATAAATGTCGTGAGATTTCgaagaatcgtaaaattattgaaagtaCGTCTAACAACGAGgtagaaaataagaatcaGTCAAAAGCAGAGCAATCCACGTCTGGAACCGAACGAACAGATAAAAAAGACACTGCGAGTCCTAGTCATTCCTTGATTGTAAATGGaagaagatataataattctagAAAACGTAGAATACCAGCTTGGGCACGGGGCTATGTAAAGAAAGTtcacaaaaagaagaaaatcgcaTTTGATGAAAATGTAACTGTATCTGATAACAAAGTATGTTTAACCAATGAAACAACAAGTatagatttagaaaaattccaagaatttGAAACTGAAGCAAACAGTGTTTTGAATGGTCATGTACCTCTGTTTGATAATTCTGATTCTGAAAACGATTCGCAAAATGAAAGTTCAAAAGACATGCAAGGAATTCAAAGCAATAATGTCAGTGATCAGCATattgatgaaattgaaaatatggaTATATGTTTTacggaagaagagaagaatgcGGAAAATAGTGCATCTAATTCATCGTCTAGACGGGGAAGTATAGATGAATTATCATTTGCTATTGAAAGTGATTCTAGTCCAGCCAGATttgaagaaaacgaaaagttTGTAGTAGATAGGAATGAATTGGAGAATGCATGGCAAACAACCGTTGAAATTACCAAGGATTTTCCTGTAGAAGTACTATGTGACATTTATGTGCAACTGAGTCGATGTGTAGGAAAATATGCTCAGAGCTACGATAGAAAATCACTGCCAaag GAGTTGCTCAAGGAAGTGAAAAGATTTGAAGAGTTCAAGACAACGTACGAGAAAGTTCATCATGTCGCTAATCAAACCGACATATTATAA